Genomic window (Wenzhouxiangella marina):
GCTCCGCGGCTGTCTGCGGTGCAGACTGCCGCCAGCGCGCGCCGAATTCTTCCCACACGCGAAGCAACAGCAAGCGGGCTCGATCGATCGGGTCGAGACGATTCGGATGGTAGAGGCGTCGAATCGATCGCAGTGGCACGCGAAGCTGACGCTCATCGGCATCGAGCAACAACAGGTCGATGCCCTCCCTTGGCGAGGGTTCGACGATCCTGGCCTCGAAGTCCACCGGTAGCTGCATGGCCGCCGCTTCCTCATCGCGGGATGCCAGGGCGATCGGGTACCCGATGAGGCGGCGATCATCGATCAGTTCCACGACGGCAAGGCTCAAGGGGCGAGAGCGCCCCAGGGGATTCCGCTCCTCGGGAAGGGAGGCACTGGATATGAACAGACGCTTCGCCTGGGAAGCGCCGGACTCGGCGACCATCCACTCCTCGACCGGCCCCGGCCAGAGCGGCAGAAGAACGTGTCGGGCAGGAAGGAGTGGAAAGAGTAGAATGAGGCCCACGAGTCCGCTGGCAGCCAGCACTTGCCGTGTCCAGAAGGCTGCAGGATGGGGCATCATCGTGGCAATATATCATGGAGGACGAGGATGGCCGCCAGGCCATGAATAGACTCCAGGGGGCGACAACTCGGTCGATGAAAACAAGAAGGGCAAGCCGACTTCGCCGGAGCTTATGCGTGTATGAATGATTCAATCAAGGTCCGTCCGGCGCGAAACGCCGAACTTCCAACGCTGGCCAAGCTGATCGCCAATCAGCTGCCCGACATGATGGCGGGACGCAAGCGACCGGACAACATCGAGCAGCATCTGGCCCGTCTGATCCCCGATCAGTCGCTGATCCTGGCCACCCGAGGCAATCGACTCGCTGGATTGACGGCGGTCGATCTGGACCATCTCCAGGTACTGGCCTGCTATCTCGATCCCGAGACCGCCTCGCCGGACACCCCCAGGCAACTTTTCAAGGCCGCTGAAAAGCTCGCCCTGAGCTTCGGGGCCCGTCGGTTGAGTTGCACCATCAAGAAGCAGGTCAGCGGCTTCATGAGTTCGATGGGCTACGTCATGACCGGGGATGGCGTCGGCGACGACAGCGCCGGCCGGATGGAAAAGGATCTGCTGGCCAAGGCCAGACCCGAACTGAAGCAGCTGCTCGAGCTGCTCGATGAGCTGGGAATCCCGGAAGACTACGGTATCAAGCACCGGATGCATCTGATGCCCGAAGCCTCGACCCTGGTACCGATCGGCCGCGACATCTTCGACCGTGATCAGCGCATGACCCCCGCCGCAGCGACCGCCTGGTCGAGGATGCAGTCGGCGGCCAACAGTCGTGGGGTCGAGCTCCAGCTGGTTTCGGCCTTCCGCGGCGTCAGCTACCAGGCCAACCTGTTCCGCCGCAAGCTTGCCGACGGACAGAGCCTCGACAAGATTCTCTCGGTCTCGGCGGCGCCCGGCTACAGCGAGCACCACAGCGGCCGGGCCATCGATATCACCACGCCCGGCAAGAAGCCCCTGGAAGAAGACTTCGCGGATTCCAAGGCCTACCAGTGGCTGAAGGCCAATGCCGGGATCTATGGATTCAAGGAAAGCTATCCCCAGGGCAACCGCCATCGCATCAAGTGGGAACCCTGGCACTGGTGCTATCACCACCGGCCGGGGGCCTGAGCCCGGTCGCGAGCCCCGATCAGGCCTTCCTGATCGCCTGATAGGCATCCAGCGCACGCTGTCTCGAACGCTTCAGGTCGACCCTCGGCCGTGGATAACTGCGACCCTGCTCACTCGCAACCTCGGGTTGGTGGACACGGGGGCCTGAAATACCTTTCAACTCGGGGCACCAGCGCCGAACATAGTCGCCCTGCGGGTCGAACTTCTCGCCCTGCAGGACCGGGTTGAAGACCCGGAAGTACGGCGCCGCATCCGCGCCACAACCCGCGGTCCACTGCCAGCCCTGGGTGTTGTTGGCGAGGTCCGCATCGACCAGGGTGTCCCAGAACCAGCTCGCACCCTCCTGCCAGGGAATCAGCAGGTTCTTGGTCAGGAAGGAAGCGACGATCATGCGCACCCGATTGTGCATCCAGCCGGTCTGCCAGAGCTCGCGCATGCCGGCGTCGACCATGGGAATTCCGGTCCTGCCCTGCTGCCATGCCTCGAGGTCGGCACGATACTCCGACGGCGAACGCCAGGGGAAATCGCCGAACTGGTCCTTGAGTGGCTGGTCGGGCAGATGCGGATAGTGATAGAGGAGATAGGTGGAGAACTCGCGCCAGGCGATTTCACGCAGATAGGACAGCCGCCCCTGGCCACCCGGCAGCTCGCCCGAGGCCTCCAGGGCCAGGGCAATCTGTGCCGGTGAAATTTCGCCGAAATGCAGATGGGGTGACAAGCGGGACGTCCCATGCCGATCCGGCCGGTCGCGCTGCTCCGAATAGTCAGCGACGGCCTCCTCGACGAATCGATCGAGGCGCCGCCGCGCAGCCAGTTCACCCGGCGTCCAGCGATCGCTGAATCCATCGGCCCAGTCCAGCTTGGGCGTCAGCTCCAGTGCGTCCAGCGAGCACCCCGTCGGCCATCGGCTCGGCCCGGCCAGTTCACGGGGCTCCGGACAACGGCTCGGTGGACTCCAACGCTTCTGCAGTTGTTTCCAGAAGGGCGTGAAAACGAGGTAAGGCGTGCCATCGGCTTTCAGCAATTCCCACGGCTCCACCAGTACCGAGGCCCGGAAACTCCGAGCTTCGTACCCGCTTTCCCGCAGCTGCTTCTTGATGGCCTGGTCACGCTGGATGACCGCAGGATCGTACAGGCGATTCCAGAACACGGCCTCGGCACCCGTCTCATCGAGGAGCTGCCCGAGCACCTTGGCCGTGTCGCCGCGAGCCAGGGTCAATCGACTTCCGCGCTCGCTCAAGCGCTCGGAAAGTCGGGCCAGGGAATGATGCAGCCACCAGCGGGCCGCCGCGCCGGGAGACCAGTCGCCGAGCGAGTCCGGATCCCAGACATAGACCGGGATCACTCGTTCGAAGTGCTGACGAGCGTAATCGAGGGCGGCGTTGTCCGCCAGGCGCAAGTCGCGGCGGAACCAGACGATGGCAGTAGTCATCCGACGAACGATGCGCGTGTGTCCGTCAACGGCGGGTGAGCGCAGGCCCTGTTCGGAGGCTCCCATTGGCGATACCATCGGTATGGCCACCTATCGACCTTTCCCCAGGAGAACCGCCAGTCATGACCGACCTACTGAAAACCCTTTCCCAGCATTTCGACCAGGACGCGATCCAGGCCATGAGCCGGCAGATCGGGGCCTCGACCGAACAGACCCACGGCGCCATCAATGCCGCCCTGCCCGTTCTGGTCGGCATGCTCGCCAGGAACAATCGCTCGGAGGACGGTGGCCAGGCCCTCGCCCGGGCCGTCGAACGCGATCACGACGGCTCGATTCTCGATCAGCTGCAGGGCTTCTTCAGCAGCGGAGAAACCAGCATGGGTGAACGCATCCTGGGGCACGTACTCGGTAGCCGCCAGACCACGGCAGAAGCCGGGCTGGCCGAGCGCACCGGCCTGAGTGGCGGGCAGATCCACCAGCTGCTGGCCCTGCTGGCGCCGGTGGTCATGGGGGCCCTCGGACGCCAGAGCGGTGGCCGCTCCGGCGGGCTGGGTGATCTGCTCGAGGGCTCGATGGGCGAGCTGCTGCAGGGCCGCGGCGGCGAGGCGGGTGCCAGCGTCCTCGGTGACCTGCTCGGTGGCAAGGATCGGGACCTCGGTGGCCTTGCCCGTGCCGGCAGCAGCCTGCTCGGTGGCCTGTTCCGGAAGTAAGCGGACGCTCAGCCCGACTGGCCCCGCCGCTGCATGCGCGCCGCATCGGAGCGACGCGCTTCCAGCGCCTCGAGATAGCCATCTTCGAGCCCGGTCACGTATTTCCCGCTGAAACAGGAGCTGTCGAAGCCGTCGAGTTTCTGATTCTTGCCTCTGACTGCCTGTTCCAGCGCCTCCAGGTCCTGATAGATCAGGCGATCGGCGCCGATCGCCGCGCAGACCTCCTCCTCGCTTCGCCCGGCCGCGATCAATTCGCTGGCCGCCGGCATGTCGATGCCATAGACGTTGGGGTAGCGCACCGGCGGCGACGCGGAGGCCAGATAGACCTTGTTCGCACCCGCCTCGCGGGCCATCTGGATGATCTGCCGCGACGTGGTACCGCGGACGATGGAATCATCGACGAGCAGTACGTTCTTGCGACGGAATTCCAGCGGAATCGTGTTGAGCTTGCGGCGAACCGAACGCGCCCGCTCTTCCTGTCCCGGCATGATGAAGGTCCGCCCGATGTAGCGGTTCTTCATCAGACCCTCGCGGTACTTCACACCCAGCATGTGCGCCAGCGGCAGGCAGGCCGTGCGGCTGGTGTCCGGCACCGGGATGACGACATCGATGTCGTGATCCGGCCACTCGCGCAGGATCTTTTCGGCCAGGGCTTCACCCATGCGCAGACGCACCTTGTAGACCGACAGATCATCAATCATCGAGTCGGGGCGAGCGAAGTAGACATACTCGAACAGGCAGGGCGTGTGCGAGCGTGCCTCGGGACTGGCATGGCGGTGCAGCTGACCATCCATGTCCACCAGCACGGCCTCTCCGGGCGCGAGATCCGAGACCAGTTCAAAGCCCAGGATATCGAGGACGACCGACTCCGAGGCGATGATGTACTCCTCGCCATCATCCGACTCGCGGCGGCCCAGAACGGCAGGACGAATCCCGTGCGGATCACGGAACCCGAGCAGGCCTACGCCCGCGATCAGGGCCACGGCTGCGTAGCCGCCCCGGCACCGGCGGTGCACGCCGTCGACCGCAGCGAAGATCTGCGCGGGCGTGGGACTGCCACCGGGCTGGATCGCCAGCTCGTGGGCCAGACAGTTGAGCAGGACCTCGGAATCGGACTCCGTGTTGATGTGCCGACGGTCCTGGGCAAAGAGCTCGGCGCTCAGGCGATCGGAGTTGATCAGGTTGCCGTTGTGGCCCAAGGCGATGCCGCAGGGAGAATTGACGTACATCGGCTGCGTCTCGTCCGGTCGATCACAACCGGCCGTCGGGTAGCGGACGTGGCCGATGCCGATGTCCCCGGTCAGCCCGGCCACGGATTGTTCACCGAACACGTCCCGCACCAGGCCGATGCCTCGCGCCGAGCGCATCCGCCCGTCGTCCAGAGTCGTCATCCCCGCTGCATCCTGACCGCGATGCTGGAGAATCGTCATCGCGTCGTACAGACGCGCCGCCACGGGCGAGCGCCCGAAGATTCCTACTATTCCGCACATGTTCTTCGACTCAAGGTTCGGCTCGGACTTCGTCCGGTAGTTCGGGGGTGGGTTCCGGGGGCTCGTCGGAGCTCGTCGGTTCGGATTCGTCAGCCTCTGGCAACTGGTTGGCGCGAATCTGCTCCTGCAGGGAGTCCGGAAACTGCGCCACGGCCCAGGCGGCCAGATGCTCGAAACGCGGTAACAGCTGGGACTGCTGCCACCAGGGATCGTTCGGAAAGGGAGTGAAGCGCGCGATGATGACCGCCACCAGCACGATCGCCGCGCCGCGCAACAGACCGAACAGCGCACCGAGCAGGCGATCGGTGCCACTCAGGCCGGTGCCCTCGACGAGCTTGCCGAGCAGGTAGTTGCACAGCCCTCCCACGATCAGCACGACGACGAAGACACCGACGAAGGCCGCGATCAGGCGCACCGATGGCATGCTGATCCAGGGACTCATTTCGACCGACAGGGGCCCAGAGGCACGCAAAGCCAGATAGCCTGCGGCCACCCAGACGAGCAGCGAGAAGGCCTCGCGCACGAAGCCTCGGAACAGACTGACCAGCATGGAAATCAGCCCCACGGCCAGAATGGCCACATCGGCGCCGTTCATGGATGCGAGACCACCAGACCGTCCAGCGAGTCTTCATCGGCCATTGCCTGCAGACGCGCCTGCGCCTCCGCCCGTGACCCGACCGGGCCGACCCGGACACGCCAGATGCGGCGCGAACCGGCCATGTCCTCATGAATGAAGGCCTCGTAGCCGAGGTTCGAAAGCTGATCGAGCAAGCGAACGGCATTGTTGCGACTGGCGAAGGACCCGACCTGCACCACATAACCGGACTCGACGGGACGCTCCGCCGATATCGACTCGGCAGCCGGCACGGGAGCCTCGCCCACGATCACGGGATTGACGCCCGCCACGGTCTGACGGATCTGGCCGAGGGCACGCTCGGCATCGGCCCGCTGGCGATAGGGGCCGGTCCGGACCCGATGCAGCTCCGAGGGTCCACGCACCACCAGATCGATGGACGCCACATGCCCCAGCTGGGTCAATCGCGCCACCAGATCATCGGCGTTCTCGCGATTGCTGAAGCTGGCGACCTGGACTTCGAAACCGCTGGAGGCGGCGGTCGCCGGATCACCCGCCCGGGCTGCCTCGGTCGCTGGCGGCGGTGAAGCTTCCACGGGCGCTTCGACCGTCGTTTCCGGCGCTGATTCCGGTTCCGACGCCGCCTCGGCGCGGACCTCCGGCTCGCCTTCCCCTTCGCCAGGCGCTTCGCTGGCGGTCAGGTTGTCCGTGGCATCGGAGACCCCGGGTTCGCGGCTCGAGTCCGCGCCACGCGCTACGCTGGCCTCGATATCGGCCATCAGATCATCGGCGTTCCGGCCAGCTTCGGGGTCCATCCGCGCGGCCTCCGCCGGCTCGGCTCGCGTTTCGGGTGCCGACTCGCGGACTCGCTCGGGATTGAGGGCCAATCGCCGGACTGGTGCTCGCTCACCCGGCGCGCTGGGCAGTTCGATGCTCAACTCGCGACCGACGGACTCCTCTTCCGGACCCTCGAAGAGCATGGGCAGAAAAATGACCGCCAGGGCGATCAGGATCGATGCGCCGATCAGGCGCTGCTTGAGCACTTTGTCCATGACAACCCGTTCAATGCGACTGAAGAAGCGGCCAGGCCTCGGCCACCGTACGGAACGAGCCGAACACGACCACCCGGCCCTTGGGCCCGGCGAGCTCGATCGCCTGCTCGACCGCCTCTGCCATGGATTCTACCGTGTCGACGCGCCCTGCGACAGGCGCGCGCTCCAGATCCGCGGCCAGCGCCCGCGCGTCGCGGACCCGGTCACCTTCCAGGGGCGGAACCAACCAGCGATCG
Coding sequences:
- a CDS encoding M15 family metallopeptidase, with protein sequence MNDSIKVRPARNAELPTLAKLIANQLPDMMAGRKRPDNIEQHLARLIPDQSLILATRGNRLAGLTAVDLDHLQVLACYLDPETASPDTPRQLFKAAEKLALSFGARRLSCTIKKQVSGFMSSMGYVMTGDGVGDDSAGRMEKDLLAKARPELKQLLELLDELGIPEDYGIKHRMHLMPEASTLVPIGRDIFDRDQRMTPAAATAWSRMQSAANSRGVELQLVSAFRGVSYQANLFRRKLADGQSLDKILSVSAAPGYSEHHSGRAIDITTPGKKPLEEDFADSKAYQWLKANAGIYGFKESYPQGNRHRIKWEPWHWCYHHRPGA
- a CDS encoding cryptochrome/photolyase family protein encodes the protein MTTAIVWFRRDLRLADNAALDYARQHFERVIPVYVWDPDSLGDWSPGAAARWWLHHSLARLSERLSERGSRLTLARGDTAKVLGQLLDETGAEAVFWNRLYDPAVIQRDQAIKKQLRESGYEARSFRASVLVEPWELLKADGTPYLVFTPFWKQLQKRWSPPSRCPEPRELAGPSRWPTGCSLDALELTPKLDWADGFSDRWTPGELAARRRLDRFVEEAVADYSEQRDRPDRHGTSRLSPHLHFGEISPAQIALALEASGELPGGQGRLSYLREIAWREFSTYLLYHYPHLPDQPLKDQFGDFPWRSPSEYRADLEAWQQGRTGIPMVDAGMRELWQTGWMHNRVRMIVASFLTKNLLIPWQEGASWFWDTLVDADLANNTQGWQWTAGCGADAAPYFRVFNPVLQGEKFDPQGDYVRRWCPELKGISGPRVHQPEVASEQGRSYPRPRVDLKRSRQRALDAYQAIRKA
- a CDS encoding DUF937 domain-containing protein, coding for MTDLLKTLSQHFDQDAIQAMSRQIGASTEQTHGAINAALPVLVGMLARNNRSEDGGQALARAVERDHDGSILDQLQGFFSSGETSMGERILGHVLGSRQTTAEAGLAERTGLSGGQIHQLLALLAPVVMGALGRQSGGRSGGLGDLLEGSMGELLQGRGGEAGASVLGDLLGGKDRDLGGLARAGSSLLGGLFRK
- the purF gene encoding amidophosphoribosyltransferase yields the protein MCGIVGIFGRSPVAARLYDAMTILQHRGQDAAGMTTLDDGRMRSARGIGLVRDVFGEQSVAGLTGDIGIGHVRYPTAGCDRPDETQPMYVNSPCGIALGHNGNLINSDRLSAELFAQDRRHINTESDSEVLLNCLAHELAIQPGGSPTPAQIFAAVDGVHRRCRGGYAAVALIAGVGLLGFRDPHGIRPAVLGRRESDDGEEYIIASESVVLDILGFELVSDLAPGEAVLVDMDGQLHRHASPEARSHTPCLFEYVYFARPDSMIDDLSVYKVRLRMGEALAEKILREWPDHDIDVVIPVPDTSRTACLPLAHMLGVKYREGLMKNRYIGRTFIMPGQEERARSVRRKLNTIPLEFRRKNVLLVDDSIVRGTTSRQIIQMAREAGANKVYLASASPPVRYPNVYGIDMPAASELIAAGRSEEEVCAAIGADRLIYQDLEALEQAVRGKNQKLDGFDSSCFSGKYVTGLEDGYLEALEARRSDAARMQRRGQSG
- a CDS encoding CvpA family protein; translation: MNGADVAILAVGLISMLVSLFRGFVREAFSLLVWVAAGYLALRASGPLSVEMSPWISMPSVRLIAAFVGVFVVVLIVGGLCNYLLGKLVEGTGLSGTDRLLGALFGLLRGAAIVLVAVIIARFTPFPNDPWWQQSQLLPRFEHLAAWAVAQFPDSLQEQIRANQLPEADESEPTSSDEPPEPTPELPDEVRAEP
- a CDS encoding SPOR domain-containing protein; the protein is MDKVLKQRLIGASILIALAVIFLPMLFEGPEEESVGRELSIELPSAPGERAPVRRLALNPERVRESAPETRAEPAEAARMDPEAGRNADDLMADIEASVARGADSSREPGVSDATDNLTASEAPGEGEGEPEVRAEAASEPESAPETTVEAPVEASPPPATEAARAGDPATAASSGFEVQVASFSNRENADDLVARLTQLGHVASIDLVVRGPSELHRVRTGPYRQRADAERALGQIRQTVAGVNPVIVGEAPVPAAESISAERPVESGYVVQVGSFASRNNAVRLLDQLSNLGYEAFIHEDMAGSRRIWRVRVGPVGSRAEAQARLQAMADEDSLDGLVVSHP